Below is a genomic region from Amphiura filiformis chromosome 19, Afil_fr2py, whole genome shotgun sequence.
gtcggacataagtgagttattaccagTAATAAGTGACTTACAACCGGTAACAGTGACTTATCACCGGTAATAACTAAtaagtgacttaagtccgaccgtgtgaacacgactttagtaTTTTACTTGGAAAAtcaattaagggtagacgagatgttgttggtcgaagcaaccataaaaatcgattttcagtctctagatcaataaattattggcaaataacacattgatgttttgcaaaagttcattctacaaactatataatttgaaaacttgcttaatttattgttgttaatgagttatgtacattttacaaaagtgttgttgtttcagccctctttacaacataactcaagaaccacaggacctacaaaattatttatgtgatatttgatttcttctacacgctcgcaaggaagtgagcaatgtaatttttgccaaagctcattaccattcgcaagatgttgtgaactaccaaatcgcaacactttaaaatagtgtattaccttagcTGTTAGCTTTTGTGCCCATCCAGTGAACACTGGCCTAATCCTATGCCGAGGAAAATATGCATAAGAGGAGCTATGAGGtgtgtcactggagttggaactgaagtcgtgttcacacggtcggacttaatgcacttattaccggtaataagtcactattaccggttatatgttgcttattaccggtaataactcacttatgtccgaccgtgtgaacacgacttgatTATAGAATTCATAAACGCTGATTTGCCAAAGGTGCACAGGTCGGCTGGCTCTGATTCAAGATAGGCTGTTGATTTATAAATAGAATAGGCCTAGCTACATATCATAATTATGTGACCGATCACGAGGCTGTATCGGCATTGGAAATAGGGCACTATAAGGATTTTCTCTATATAAAGCACTTCTGAGTGAGTTCAGGAAGTGATTCCCTCAACCTTAAATGACAAAGCTAGTATAAATATATACAGTCGCGTCGGTGAGCAATCGACGAGTGATTGGACcaatgaacttgatgaagtagaGCGTTTTTCCTATTATAAAGTAAACGCAACAGAGAGCCTTCATCGCTCAGCGACGCGGCCATGAGTGTATAAACTACAACATGAACAACAACAAACCAACAGCCAAATAAAATATACACTATtaggccgaataaaaaaataaacatgtttcacatcccctcTCGCTTCCTATTTTGAAGTTTCTtcaatcatatttttatttttttgaaattcagttataacttttcaaaacatatgcctaggaagttgagatgctttctatagcctttctaatatacaagaaacacttttggaaggttttatgatcatacaacaaaattttaaaaaaaaagcctcctcctttttccaggcactattgtatacgctaaaacagcgcAAAGTATCACCGATTTTGTgataaaatatagaaaataaaaaagacccccatcctcctttttttcaaaaacccggacgtgaaacatgtttattttttcttggccttacctGACAGCAAACCGATGTAGTCGAGACGAGTGCCAATGACCGAGTGTTTTTTCACCCAGCATTAACACCAAATTATACCAATTTCCTTCACATGTTTCCGCAAAACATACAGCCAGCATGGATGGGAACTCGTGACACTCTTCATCTAAATCCCTGCTCATGTTCCATACCATCATTGGTATCTCTTCATGTGTATCTTTGCGTTGCTCTCCAAAGAAACCAACAAACCAAAGTTGTGTATCCTTTACTGCGGGAGAATTGTTTGGCGACAACATCAGAGTGTTATAAGTGTATTCGTGGCCGTGTAGGAGCAGAGTGCGTATTTTCCGCCCGTCGGCGAGGTTTCGAATAAGTCCCTTACGGCTGTCGTAGGTTCGACCTAATTTGCCCAAACCAAGAGTTCCTTTTTGATAAGAAGTGAGTTCTTCCATCAGAAATGATTTCATTTCGTGAAGATGCTGGAAGTCTTGATTTAGATTGTCCAAACATTGCGGCGATAGGTGAGTTTCATCAGCAGCCATTTGAGCTCATTTGGATAGCAACCTGGTTTTTGATGAATAAACTGAGCTCCGACTTATAATGGTTGGATGCCAACTGTattgcgtaggcctataaatttcgAAAACAAAATCCAAAGAGCAGGGAGTTCTCCCAGCTCACGTATCCAAGATAATACGTGTAGAATAATACCAGCTTATACCAGTTTATATCTACATAAAAATACAGGGCATGTTGGTATACCGTGAGTGATTTGAGATTTTCATGTGAGATAGCCTTAGTAGTTGaactttatcattattattagtcGTTGTTGACTATTTATAGGGTCTGTGATTTCACCCGGAAACCCATATAGCCGCAATACTAGTAAGTTCACCAATAGCACTAAATATCTTTCCTTTTGACCTTTTGTTACTGACTATGAGTTTTGATAACTCAATCTTCAGCAAGTTATTCTATGTTTGCATACTCTTATATTGGGTTCAATGAACCGTGTTCCGAGGCAGAGAAGTATCTCAGTTATTTTTTCCTTCACTAATTTGGCCTTTATCGTgcaaccacaccactccacgccatacataaattctcccagacacatttccccaatatgaaatgtaaaaaaagtaaaattaagtttggcagaggcggggttcgaactcggcgcaccgctttggatactctatgagccttGCGCCTTTGaccgctcggccacttgtcttgttggtatccaaatgcaacttatttgaacatataatcgcaacttcaacataggcctaccacgtgacaagcaaaggcagaaaatgtaccatattttggaattttatttgcctaaaaacattaatgtgtattaatagcgctcaattgttgttaactgcgtgttccatacagaaatccgacaataaatgggcctctacatggacaatacattatatcgattttgactcgccggacACGTGCGCTCGTACATCGTATACATGTGTGCCAGTATAATACTATAGTGGAACCtatcattttttcttgcatacacgttcgatgtttttatcatttatataaaaattccACATTAGACCTCAAATTTGTCAagtcaggaaataaaagattagattaccataaaaacgaaacagtaatctttggcggggtctaatgtaatttttacatagaattttcaacgttttttctatccttattcttgctcaattaaaaaatattttggcgtatataaaattgaaataaaattctctgcttcttaaacgacatcaaatgtgccacaatttggtatcacgaatcgttatatgtgcagtaaatattcatatattcttttatacataggatgcttcaattttgacacaaaaaatatttcattgaaaaccctctcactcggctatttaaaaggtaaccacgcttccctagaatgtgcaataaattagcattaaaagttttcttattttagcagcattccagaaacacttgtcgtttggcgaaaagaggagtatcGTGCAACTTGGCAACTTTCCATCACAGATTCCAGAACGTTCCTAATTCTAGAATCCGTGTTTCCATAAGCATGAACATGAAAAGCCATAATTAAGCAGTGTGGTcagcaaaaaaaaaggtttgtgcaTAAAAATTGACGGGTAAgcctatattgggctattccagaaaatagatgcacaccccctatagaggagtttggatatccggactttttgtccagtcgtgactgttggaaatccagacttttaaagtgcacaAAGGCAAACAAATCCGGCAGAAAATCcttaatttgagagctcattttcaacatttccgtgatttttccttcatttcattggatttccaagctttttccagtaacattggcaactggaaatccagtcgttttcagaaagcagacttggaaatccggacatttctttgattgaaaatttactcctctatagggggtgtgcacttattttctggaatagcccattgtattcTGGGATGTCAAGGTGAAGCGTGTTTTCTTGGGTATTTGTCGCATTTGGATATAACGTTTGTGATACTCAAACTTCTCATTGCCATCTCATATATCTAAACATGACATAATTATCACTGATTATGCTACCATTTAGCGCTAGATGATAGAAAAAACGACGAAATGCCTCCAAAAATAGATGTTTTACTTGATATATTAGGcctattcaaaacatttttcttGGTTTTGGTCACGATTCTATGACCCAATTACGAAAGTGTCACATCGtaatgaaccaaaatgacaacaatgaccaatttcaccaaaaatatttgaaatttgggccaaaatcgggcttttttatgattttttttgaaaaatcagcatgttttgaccatttttggtgcaaatttctcaaagttggtcgaaattcaattcgaatttttttgttacgaaaaagaagtgggccaaaaaccgttatttttgggattttgggccaaaaatggcattttggcccaaatttgacctcacagatgaactttatcaagtctttgccattctaaatatgtatacttttatatactttagaccaacaatttagaagttatgaggcccgaaagtttccataattccagggttcagaccaaccttaacagcattattatattttgttaggacCTAGGGCCTACAGGGATTCCGTGTGGACGCAAAAGCAACAAACACAGTCCTTAGGCCTTTACTTACGAAACTTTAATATACATCGGGTCATAACCCGGGAAGTCTTTGCCTAAATGGGGAGGGGGGGTCATTAGTTACTTTCTAAAAAGAGGGAAATCGGgtagaacatttaaaaaacaattaaggtttttttttttttcaaatttgctgaaaataaGACTTTGGAAAAGGGGGGTCATGCATTTATCATTGGTTAGTCGcgagtttacttcgagtaggccctactgttaaatatcaaaaatatcaatttttaatcatttgccataaaatgtgtattattgcgaatttcaaaaaatcaaaattatttgatatcagaaggacattcttcgtattcagaatgcaattcgatatgtctgatgtgctctaatgtcccacaataaataatgtCCACACGTTCATCTCTTAAGAAAcaatgaaaattgaaattgaatggcagtgtcaaaatttaaaatatcTTGGGCGCCACCGCCTGGATGAATGAAAAACATAAAGTATGCCCTCAATTGTCCGGATTTTCACACTGGTAACAATTTAGTGttattttggcaaataaataaataaaaaaaatggtacTAATACTACCATGTATAAGGCTTGCgaagcagtggcgtgcgcaaagggcgGTAGGGGGGGCGTGCCCCCACTTTTGTTGTTAATTCGGGGGGAAAACGCTAAAACTGCACCTTACACACCTTAATCAGACTCCATTTGGGGGACTGAACGACCTGCCCCccgcccccccactttcaatgtgctgcgcacgccactgttgcggaggggtggggtggggtcggAGAGGAAGGGGCACCCCTCCCCACACAGTAGGGCCTACTTTGTAACTTTAACATTTCgtcacttcaacatgttcaaactaTCAACACTTGTGTTCCGAGTCAGCTttggtagttttgagaaaaagacaaacaagaatttgtctttaaaaagacaaagttcacggatcaggtgtatagttctctactttggtctaactttcaatattattatactaacccacagatactaacctactctgcactgatttaacaataaataagtgatttgaggcataaatgatacttgcatcttgactctgaaaataattttcaaaaacctcattttgcataaattaggtttttaagccacctacaggaaacaaacttacatcaaaatgtccactGTATATCAGCCCAACAGATGCTATTTCCCGATGATTcgacaccccattcctttttaaaagaagttttatttggaagcaaatcgcCTAATGTGTTTCAGGAACACTGCATGTTTGTTGAATAGCTTTCTATACAGATGCTAGTTGCCATGcaatatcactaaagtaaacagaCTAAACACATTACACTACATGGTCTTGCTAGTTTTTGTCAGCATATCCCAGCTTTTTATATGcacaccaattattattttgtaacagaaaatataacattggatatgtttatacacacattgcttggttattacaagagtcaataaacaaccAATTTTAACTAGCAGTGTTTAATCAGGGAAGTGGTTCAATTTATTAACTATAGAGAATGGGCTTAATTTTGTGCGCTGTAACGGTTatattctgaagtaaatcgcctattgCAGGTTTCTATGCCttatcactaaataaataaaattacagctaattatactgaccatggtgacctgcttaaccaatcagttatgtgtattgtcagcatgtgattgctataagccaattgaaaacatgtttaataaaaaaggctaaaaatttccTATACTAAGCAGTCTCTCTGAAGATTAAATGTGCTAAATTGTCCTTGTCATGgggagcaggattagataaaggcatacaaacgagggtatgagatattaggaatgatttcctagcctcttaaccacaggttTGGTGgcttacaatagctattcaaggcACATGGTATGTaggggataaactgtgcatatgagatgtgggtgcaaacgGTTTTAATGTTCACTGGCGTGAACAAAAACTGCTGCAATTCTggtcaaaatataggcctacaggtacGGTAAATGATCTTGTGATTTGTAAttacaaatgaaataaaataattatcaatatcCACTAACAATTGGTTATCTTTGAAAAATCTTAAAATCTGATGAccgttcttaagggatctggaatgagcgttttgagcgtttcgacagtattttttgtgggacatgagagcacagcagacatatcgaattgcattctgaatacgaagaatgtctttctgatatcaaataattttcattttttgaaattcacgatagggataataaaaattttatgacaaattattaaaatttgatatttttcacatttttgataggcctatataacagtcctcgaagtaaattttataaatctaatgatatattcttaaagtgtatgtagctgggaggaaaagccgacgatcaattgaaaattttgacctttcatattgaagatatggatttttttcctaaaaagacctctttttttttggtgttttagggggaaaatccatatcatcaatacgaaaagtcaaaattttcatttgatcgtcggcttttcatcccacctacatacactttaagtatatatcatcagatttataaagtttacttcgagtactgttaaattatcaaaaataatttttttaaatcatttaccataaaatgtgtattacattttgaatttcaaaaaatcaaaattatttgatcagaaggacattcttcgtattcagaatgcaattcgatatgtatgacgtgctctaatgtcccacaataaatactgcccaaacgttcataccccatcccttaagttccTCAAAAAAGCTTCAAACTCACGCACATGAGATCTCAAATGGTATGCCAAAATCGATTGCCCCCCCCCGCCCCAATAGTCGTACTACTAAAAAAAACAAGACATTTCCCCCGCCCCACTCcacttttgacgtgccaaaaaatccccATCCCTTTACACCTTCAAGATTTTGGAGAACCCAAATTTAATATGCAtgggagcaggaaattttgcacaatttggacGGTGTTCCtatacctttttagggcgtaatatagaaacagtgcccaaaacatctgtcatgtctgtgccaaaattgctgtcCGTCCCCCGTTCGTCAAGTCAAATATTGGATGCCCCCGTTTGGACCCGTCCAAATAAGTTCCCCCATTTTCCCCACTCTACCTAGAATTCACCACCACCGcattgaaaatatgcaaattttgcgaaaatttgcaattttgacgcTAAAATTGCCATGATGCGtatcaatataggcctaggcctatagagtGCCCTGGGACCCAGACCATTGTTAAAAAGTGAGTTATGTTATAAACTCAACACCAGAAAAATGACTTTGCACTTTTGTCATTTATTATAATACTTTTTGGAACAATAAGTATATAACAATGGGTACAAGTAGGCCCTACTGAGCAACACATTTTCTTTTTGCTGCGCGGGAGTAAAGTTTTTAGACAGACTATATttataatcaacatgatcaacagcgGCAATAAATCAGGCAATCCATGAAACATTAATGTCACAACTGACAAGAATTTTAACAGTTATTCACTGAATCTGATATGTTTGGCTTTTTTTTGCATTGCTGACGTTTACAAAACGTTTACATAGAAAAGGGTATaaacttttaataacattcagaaaagaTTTTTGAAAACCCGATGAAAAACATGATAgtgttattgggctattccagaaaatagaggcacaccccctatagaggagttcggatatccggactttttgtccagtcgtgactgttggaaatccggactttttaagtgcccaaaggcaaaaaaatccagcagaaaaataatttaaaatcagaaatcctcaatttgagagctcattttcaacatttccgtgatttttccttcaattgattggatttccaagcttttttcagtaatattggcaactggaaatccagtcgttttctgAAAGCAGACTGGGAAATCCGgatatttctttgattgaaaatttactcctctatagggggtgtgcacctattttctggaatagcccattgcgtcgataaaatatttcaagttgcaaaatctgtttgccaaaatatatttGGCTAAAAAGTGTTTTCGTGATCTTTataaaaacccgacatttaaaaaggtttaaaacgttttgaccaataccaaaacacgtttatatcacgcttttttttttttttactttggttTCTCCATGGTTGAAGGTATACTATACAGGTATGTCATGCATGTGCCACCGTTTTCGGCGATTTTGGTGTATCGATGGgtggttttcagtggagaccaatgcgccaaattgggcgcattttagcaaaagtgtccttaaaagcgcccatggcaaatttgggtactttttgggtgttttatgGTTAGCAAAAACAGTATTGAGAAAGTCAGCATACGAAAGTTTATAGAGAGCATCcccgtaaaaaaaaatttttttcgaAGACTCAGCACCGGGACCGTTCTGTTTTTACGCCAGGGGTGGGGGTTTCAAGGAGGGAATCGGATCTTGGTTTGTCGGGGAGGGGGGATCTGAATTGTTTACTTGAACCAAGAGGTGAATATCAAGTTTTAAATGCAGCAAAAGggaacaagggggggggggtccgtgAAAATTTAGAGCTATACGCGACTGGGGGAACACGAAATCGATTCAGGTTTTGCACATGTTGCCTCAAAACCACAAATGAGTATATAAATTGTGCAGTACTAGTATTTTATTATCTTTCGCATGCaattaatcaaaataaataatCTGATATGATTATTAAATATTGACATTGTATCCCCAAGTATTtacatattattattttgataaactGAGCTATCTAGTTAATTTTATATACACTACCACTCTTATAATACATAGGATACTGATATCTATTTGCGTGCCAGTAGGTACAATAAACGAATAAATAATAATTACCCAAACACtgcataattttgattttattaaacaacaaaatattttcattgaagAGGGGGTCCTAAATATATGGGGGTCATAATGGTTATGATATTGTTTTtcacaaactattctttatttgttCAAAGGAGAACCCTTAGTGGTTCTTAAAATTGACATAATTGGGTAAAAAGAGGCCCTCGAAGGAGTTGTAGCGGGAGCTGCATTGAACACGCAATAGTTCTCTGAGGGTTCACAAAATTTGCCTTTTTTGAGGTTCAAGTGCGAGGGCTCTGCCAGGAGGACACTTCGGAACCCTCTaaggatgtaggcctacacataattattgaacaACCCCAGGGTACAACCACACATAGGCCTATTAAACTTCCGGATTTATAGGAATTAGCCTAACTACAGGAGCATACTATTATTTTCTTTGCCATTTTGTACTACAGCACAAAGTAGACATAAACCCCGACCTAAACACCAAAATACTCCGTAGAGTCGGTCTTTGGTCTTTCAGAAAGAACAATTTGAAAcaaacttttcaattttgagagattaatctttgaaattgggtaaagttgtttttggaccaccctgtattgGCTTACCTACATGTTTGAATAGCACGGCGTGTATAATGTATGGTCGTCCACAGTGGTGTAGCTAGCACTTTTTCAGAGTTTCAGCAAAGGGGGTGGGGGGAGGCAACATTCAAAGGGGgaaaaatttggatgaaaatggtcaaaaatgggctaaagtTAGGGTAAAACCGTCctccctgatatttaagattaaCAGGCTTTTTTCTAATTTTT
It encodes:
- the LOC140140932 gene encoding uncharacterized protein → MAADETHLSPQCLDNLNQDFQHLHEMKSFLMEELTSYQKGTLGLGKLGRTYDSRKGLIRNLADGRKIRTLLLHGHEYTYNTLMLSPNNSPAVKDTQLWFVGFFGEQRKDTHEEIPMMVWNMSRDLDEECHEFPSMLAVCFAETCEGNWYNLVLMLGEKTLGHWHSSRLHRFAVRDLAPRYYSQVRIHVGQLPQGITESTFHLSRSIYLDYTAYQKDKEDSIARSVKHWNKDGGFADKMASTKFFTFAN